One Deltaproteobacteria bacterium DNA window includes the following coding sequences:
- a CDS encoding type II secretion system protein, with the protein MKRLRNESGFTLVELAIVLVIIGLILGVVLKGQEMINNASIKRAYNLQREIVAAVYTYFDRYGKYPGDDNTAQSRWSGVTNGNDNGQINGFSVACATGTTTETCQAWRHMRNANLITGAATSAENPGNPYGGVVGIGYVTVQGVSAHWVGLSDVPYDACQVIDRQYDDGVYNTGAIRGSGNYDTATSGVFTLYFRL; encoded by the coding sequence ATGAAAAGACTGCGTAACGAGAGTGGCTTTACGCTGGTGGAGCTCGCCATCGTGCTCGTCATAATCGGGCTGATCCTCGGCGTGGTGCTCAAGGGCCAGGAGATGATAAACAACGCGAGCATAAAGAGGGCCTACAACCTGCAGCGCGAGATCGTCGCCGCCGTCTACACCTACTTCGACAGGTACGGCAAGTACCCCGGCGACGACAACACGGCCCAGTCGCGGTGGTCCGGCGTGACCAACGGCAACGACAACGGCCAGATAAACGGTTTCTCCGTTGCCTGCGCCACCGGCACCACCACCGAGACCTGTCAGGCCTGGCGGCACATGCGAAACGCCAACCTCATCACCGGCGCGGCCACGTCGGCCGAAAACCCGGGCAATCCCTACGGCGGTGTTGTCGGCATAGGCTACGTGACCGTCCAGGGTGTGTCGGCCCACTGGGTTGGGCTGAGCGACGTGCCATACGACGCCTGCCAGGTCATTGACCGCCAGTACGACGACGGCGTTTACAACACGGGGGCCATAAGGGGTTCGGGCAACTACGACACGGCGACCTCCGGCGTCTTCACCCTCTACTTCAGGCTCTGA